Proteins encoded by one window of Kribbella flavida DSM 17836:
- a CDS encoding ROK family transcriptional regulator, with protein MSAEQPQAVVRRGTNLDRVGGFNDTVVLDAIRRAEQRLSRVELAAATGLSGQAISNITRRLLDAGLVREAGRQKSAGLGKPRTLLELEPTGQYAVGVHLDPAVVTVVLLDLTGQVIARRRAQTPAADGPDVLIAGIAATVEDVIAEAGVPRQRVVGVGIAAPGPIDVDRGVVVDPPNLTAWHLVPLRDALRDRTGLPVLLDKDVTAAASAEKWAGGPNGRGSFVFFYLGTGIGAGLVIGDEVVRGSSSNVGEIGHVIVDPEGPLCFCGRRGCVGESSRPRYLVQQAVDAGVVARGIDLDDRHAVDVAFTALCTAATGGPGAAREIVTALAERIAKVVEDIANLLDLERVVFGGPHWDRLAPFFGDAIRETLEERFLVRSVHPFTVTGTALGADVGAVGAASLVLDHTFSPNPSVLLLGPASESAPSGSRASSALSR; from the coding sequence GTGAGCGCGGAACAGCCGCAGGCTGTCGTACGCCGGGGAACGAATCTGGACCGGGTCGGCGGGTTCAACGACACCGTGGTGCTGGACGCGATCCGGCGCGCCGAGCAGCGGCTGAGCCGGGTCGAACTGGCCGCGGCAACCGGTCTCTCGGGGCAGGCCATCTCCAACATCACCCGCCGGTTGCTCGATGCCGGCCTGGTCCGTGAGGCCGGCCGGCAGAAGAGCGCCGGCCTGGGGAAACCACGCACCCTGCTCGAGCTCGAACCCACCGGCCAGTACGCCGTGGGCGTGCACCTCGACCCCGCTGTCGTCACCGTGGTGCTGCTCGACCTGACCGGTCAGGTGATCGCGCGGCGCCGAGCCCAGACGCCTGCGGCCGACGGGCCGGACGTGCTGATCGCCGGCATCGCGGCGACCGTCGAGGACGTGATCGCCGAGGCGGGCGTACCGCGGCAACGCGTGGTCGGCGTCGGCATCGCCGCGCCCGGCCCCATCGACGTCGACCGCGGTGTGGTCGTCGACCCGCCGAACCTGACCGCCTGGCACCTGGTTCCGCTGCGCGACGCGCTGCGGGACCGGACCGGATTGCCGGTCCTGCTGGACAAGGACGTCACGGCCGCTGCCTCCGCGGAGAAGTGGGCCGGCGGTCCGAACGGCCGCGGCAGCTTCGTCTTCTTCTACCTAGGAACCGGGATCGGCGCCGGCCTGGTGATCGGCGACGAGGTCGTCCGCGGCTCGTCCAGCAACGTCGGCGAGATCGGGCACGTGATCGTCGATCCCGAGGGCCCGCTCTGCTTCTGCGGCCGCCGCGGGTGCGTGGGAGAGAGCAGTCGGCCGCGCTACCTGGTCCAGCAGGCCGTCGACGCCGGCGTGGTTGCCCGGGGCATCGACTTGGACGACCGGCACGCCGTCGACGTGGCCTTCACCGCGTTGTGCACGGCGGCCACCGGCGGGCCGGGGGCGGCTCGCGAGATCGTCACCGCGCTGGCGGAGCGAATCGCCAAGGTGGTCGAGGACATCGCGAACTTGCTCGACCTGGAGCGGGTGGTGTTCGGCGGCCCGCACTGGGACCGGCTGGCTCCGTTCTTCGGCGACGCGATCCGGGAAACGCTGGAAGAGCGCTTTCTGGTCCGCTCCGTGCACCCCTTCACCGTCACCGGGACCGCGCTCGGCGCCGACGTCGGCGCGGTCGGTGCGGCCAGCCTGGTGCTCGACCACACGTTCTCGCCGAACCCGTCCGTGCTGCTGCTCGGACCGGCCTCGGAGAGCGCTCCCTCCGGTTCTCGTGCGAGTTCCGCCCTGTCCCGCTGA
- a CDS encoding Gfo/Idh/MocA family protein, whose protein sequence is MPPYRVAIVGTGGIASAHAEALSAAQGTTGLARVELVAAVDVDLSRAEAFAKTWSMPVAGTTLTDVLAAEPIDLVHICTPPGSHVALAAEALAAGATAVVEKPIAVSLAAVDELLAAETEAPGSVAVISQHRFGSGALRLRGIVEAGAFGRPLIATCHTQWYRDAAYFAVPWRGSFEVEGGGPTMGHGIHQMDLLLATLGEWSEVTAIAARTSRETGTEDVSMALVRFESDVLASVVNSVVSPREVSSLRFDFEHATVELEHLYGYSDNDFTVTGAPGFEDEVAAAWAVGPAGRPSSHGAQVSSVLDALDAGETPPVPLRTARATLELVAAIYRSAFTRRPVLRGEISADDPFTQRMDGNGAPWA, encoded by the coding sequence ATGCCGCCGTACCGAGTTGCGATCGTCGGGACCGGGGGCATCGCCTCCGCTCATGCCGAGGCACTGAGCGCCGCTCAGGGCACGACCGGTCTCGCCCGCGTCGAACTGGTCGCGGCGGTGGACGTCGACCTCAGTCGGGCCGAGGCGTTTGCGAAGACGTGGTCGATGCCGGTCGCCGGCACCACGCTGACCGACGTACTCGCCGCTGAGCCGATCGACCTCGTTCACATCTGTACGCCGCCCGGCAGCCACGTCGCTCTCGCTGCTGAGGCGCTGGCGGCCGGGGCAACGGCAGTGGTCGAGAAGCCGATCGCGGTTTCCCTGGCCGCGGTGGACGAACTGCTCGCCGCGGAGACCGAGGCGCCGGGGTCAGTGGCCGTGATCTCGCAGCACCGGTTCGGGTCGGGCGCGCTGCGGCTGCGCGGGATCGTCGAGGCCGGAGCGTTCGGGCGGCCGCTGATCGCGACCTGTCACACGCAGTGGTACCGGGACGCGGCGTACTTCGCGGTGCCGTGGCGCGGGTCGTTCGAGGTCGAGGGTGGCGGGCCGACGATGGGCCACGGCATTCACCAGATGGACCTGCTGCTCGCGACGCTCGGCGAGTGGTCCGAGGTCACCGCGATCGCGGCGCGGACCTCGCGCGAGACCGGGACCGAGGACGTGTCGATGGCGCTGGTCCGGTTCGAGTCCGACGTGCTGGCGAGCGTGGTGAACTCGGTGGTGTCGCCGCGGGAGGTGTCGTCGCTGCGGTTCGACTTCGAGCACGCGACGGTGGAACTGGAACACCTGTACGGGTACAGCGACAACGACTTCACGGTGACGGGCGCTCCCGGGTTCGAGGACGAGGTCGCCGCCGCATGGGCCGTCGGGCCGGCAGGTCGGCCGAGTAGTCACGGCGCGCAGGTGAGCTCCGTACTGGATGCGCTGGATGCCGGCGAGACGCCGCCGGTGCCGTTGCGGACCGCGCGGGCGACGCTCGAATTGGTGGCGGCGATCTACCGGTCGGCGTTCACGCGTCGTCCGGTACTGCGGGGCGAGATCTCCGCCGACGACCCCTTCACGCAGCGCATGGATGGGAACGGCGCTCCCTGGGCGTGA
- a CDS encoding cysteine desulfurase-like protein, translating to MPDFDVDMVRKQFPALAEGAAHFDGPGGSQTPQVVADTIARTMTSALANRGQLTPAERRADGIVLGARQAMADLLNADPAGIVFGRSMTQLTYDFSRTLAKNWGPGDEIVVTRLDHDANVRPWVQAAEAVGATVRWLDFDPKTTELDDLTPLLSDRTKLVAVTAASNLLGTRPDLAAIAPKVHAAGALLYVDGVHLTAHAPVDASIADFYACSPYKFFGPHCGVLAASPELLENLRPDKLLPSSDAVPERFELGTLPYEQLAGTTAAVDFIAGLGGTGENRRERLLSSLSLVEAHEDALRADLESRLSAIDGLTLYGKAGHRTPTLLFSLDGWESRDVSARLADRNVNAPSGSFYALETSRHLGLGDTGAVRAGLAPYTNQSDVDRLVDAIEHLAR from the coding sequence ATGCCTGACTTCGACGTGGACATGGTGCGCAAGCAGTTCCCGGCTCTGGCCGAAGGGGCGGCGCACTTCGACGGACCGGGTGGTTCGCAGACCCCCCAGGTCGTGGCCGACACGATCGCGCGCACGATGACCTCCGCTCTCGCGAACCGCGGCCAGCTGACGCCCGCCGAGCGCCGAGCCGACGGCATCGTGCTCGGCGCCCGCCAGGCGATGGCCGACCTGCTGAACGCCGATCCCGCCGGCATCGTCTTCGGCCGCAGCATGACCCAGCTGACGTACGACTTCTCCCGCACGCTCGCCAAGAACTGGGGCCCGGGCGACGAGATCGTCGTCACCCGCCTCGACCACGACGCGAACGTCCGCCCCTGGGTCCAGGCCGCCGAAGCCGTCGGCGCAACCGTCCGCTGGCTCGACTTCGACCCGAAGACCACCGAGCTCGACGACCTCACCCCGTTGCTTTCCGACCGTACAAAGCTCGTCGCCGTCACCGCCGCGTCGAACCTGCTCGGCACCCGCCCGGACCTCGCCGCGATCGCACCGAAGGTCCACGCGGCCGGCGCCCTCCTGTACGTCGACGGCGTGCACCTCACCGCCCACGCCCCGGTGGACGCGAGCATCGCCGACTTCTACGCCTGCTCGCCGTACAAGTTCTTCGGTCCGCACTGCGGCGTGCTCGCGGCATCGCCCGAGCTGCTGGAAAACCTTCGCCCGGACAAGTTGCTCCCGTCCAGTGACGCCGTGCCCGAGCGGTTCGAGCTCGGCACGCTCCCGTACGAGCAACTCGCCGGTACGACGGCGGCGGTCGACTTCATCGCCGGTCTCGGGGGAACGGGCGAGAACCGCAGAGAGCGGTTGCTGAGCTCTCTCTCGCTGGTCGAGGCGCACGAGGACGCCCTGCGCGCCGACCTCGAGTCCCGCCTGAGCGCGATCGACGGCCTCACGCTCTACGGCAAAGCCGGCCACCGTACGCCGACGCTGCTGTTCTCCCTCGACGGGTGGGAATCGCGCGACGTCTCCGCCCGCCTCGCCGACCGCAACGTGAACGCGCCCTCCGGCTCGTTCTACGCTTTGGAGACCTCCCGCCATCTCGGCCTCGGTGACACTGGCGCGGTCCGGGCCGGCCTCGCCCCGTACACCAACCAGTCGGACGTCGACCGCCTCGTCGACGCCATCGAGCACTTGGCCCGCTGA